A portion of the Faecalibacterium sp. I3-3-89 genome contains these proteins:
- a CDS encoding MATE family efflux transporter, translating into MSKQKIQLSDHFNYSRLLRFVLPCVGTMLFTSIYGIVDGLCVSNFVGKTAFAAVNLIMPVPMLVGSVGFMLGTGGSAIVGITLGEGDREKADRYFSLFVWTALLAGIVLAAVGVLIVRPAAALLGAEGEMLDYAVRYGRLLMASLPTFILQNLFQSFFVTAEKPHLGFAFTVAAGGTNMVLDVLLVGMLHGGVEGAAIATFISQAVGGVLPLLYFLSRRSTSSIHLGRTQWNGGVIRSACINGSSELMTNLSMSLVNILYNYQLLRFAGENGVAAYGVIMYAAFLFVAVFVGYAVGSAPIVSYHYGARNHAELNNLYSKSLRLIGVVAVLMTALSMVLIPYVARIFVGYDAELLALTSHAFRVYALNFFLMGFNVYGSSFFTALGDGVTSALISFLRTLLFQLLALILLPLVLGIEGVWLAVTVAEAGALCVTVRMFVRKDKVFHYRKA; encoded by the coding sequence ATGTCAAAGCAGAAAATACAGTTGTCCGACCATTTCAACTACAGCCGCCTTTTGCGATTCGTGCTGCCCTGCGTCGGCACCATGCTGTTCACCTCCATCTACGGCATCGTGGATGGCCTGTGCGTCTCGAACTTTGTGGGCAAGACGGCTTTTGCCGCCGTCAACCTCATCATGCCCGTGCCGATGCTGGTCGGCTCGGTGGGCTTCATGCTGGGCACCGGCGGCAGCGCCATCGTGGGCATCACGCTGGGCGAGGGCGACCGGGAAAAGGCCGACCGCTATTTCAGCCTCTTCGTCTGGACGGCCCTCCTCGCGGGCATCGTCCTCGCCGCTGTCGGTGTTCTCATCGTCCGCCCGGCGGCGGCGCTGCTGGGCGCAGAGGGCGAGATGCTGGACTACGCCGTCCGGTATGGCCGCCTCCTGATGGCCAGCCTGCCCACCTTTATTTTGCAGAATCTGTTCCAGAGCTTCTTCGTCACCGCCGAAAAGCCCCATCTGGGCTTCGCGTTCACGGTGGCGGCGGGCGGCACCAACATGGTTCTGGATGTCCTGCTGGTGGGTATGCTCCACGGCGGCGTGGAGGGCGCAGCCATCGCCACCTTCATCAGTCAGGCCGTGGGCGGCGTGCTGCCCCTGCTCTACTTCCTCAGCAGGCGCTCCACCTCCTCCATCCATCTGGGCCGCACCCAGTGGAACGGCGGCGTCATCCGCAGCGCCTGCATCAACGGCTCCTCGGAGCTGATGACCAACCTGTCCATGTCTCTGGTCAACATCCTCTACAACTACCAGCTCCTCCGCTTCGCGGGCGAAAACGGTGTGGCGGCCTATGGCGTCATCATGTACGCGGCCTTCCTCTTCGTGGCCGTCTTCGTGGGCTATGCCGTCGGCAGCGCCCCCATCGTCAGCTACCACTACGGCGCACGCAACCATGCCGAGCTGAACAACCTCTACTCCAAGAGCCTTCGCCTCATCGGCGTGGTGGCCGTCCTCATGACGGCCCTCTCCATGGTCCTCATCCCCTATGTGGCCCGCATCTTCGTGGGCTACGACGCCGAGCTGCTGGCGCTGACCAGCCACGCCTTCCGCGTCTACGCCCTGAACTTCTTCCTCATGGGCTTCAACGTCTATGGCTCCTCCTTCTTCACGGCGCTGGGTGACGGCGTGACCAGTGCGCTCATCTCCTTCCTGCGCACCCTGCTGTTCCAGCTGCTGGCCCTCATCCTCCTGCCCCTCGTGCTGGGCATCGAGGGCGTCTGGCTGGCTGTCACGGTGGCCGAGGCCGGTGCGCTCTGCGTCACCGTGCGGATGTTCGTCCGGAAAGACAAAGTTTTCCACTACCGCAAGGCATAA
- a CDS encoding ATP-binding protein, whose product MIELKRLKLINWHNFENVTFDCARLTYMIGVNAVGKTTILDAIRYCLTTNRSFNALGNKKSGRTLQGSVHAKQRGENAYRRPGRTVAYIGAEFWDSAKRTPFVIAVRVESEGPMQELHPGDQTWYLSEDGCTLEQLPFIDPRTGAPSSKENFKPAVGRLSYTRSPGEARDRICRALGIGRAASPLGKKFNEVFQMGTSMDEIPNFREFLYQYILPQPELDLEALQGDRVELENLHAVLAEAQTRAAALEQIVAYGREAAQKETEALVNRGTALLARAEEAAAGTSRWQEHLAAGKRQHEELTARYAAAKDAEAEARRAYLTAHSAAASGEGRALDALSEELSRKKTALDKASRAAAKSEAAAGKVQTLLQSLHRSGFPVEKTLWPASLTAETLPQLQAALAGLEKPLEEQYFAARQTADALTAEVQAKQAELASVSGGRWVYPHGDAATKVRDAVNAELQSRGMTPDAKIFCELLSVEDESWQDCVEACLGDRRFDILVPPAHYAAAKSAFVALRDKVGPISLLDTPSIRTANRKADSAPADSLAAQVRSENPLAAQYADTILRRIVCCDTPDTLENYPDSATRDLLRHHPFRLERLRTPQRYIGLDARRARAEALAEALDALSARSKEAAQSAAALKAARDSYQDVLHSSVMDELAGLWDARAAQEAARADCAAQEQKLAECRENPMLQQLYREDETREAAWDAARAAVETAGGDIRVCEKQLASCEAEQARAGETARLAKEAADRFFGQYPLLEPLARERFAALSKEKGAHAAAQSAEKAQARLDDALAVYLTGTLEPAQKEYNARYVCDYPLGLAGIEQYRAQYESLVRIDLERYAARLEQAQRDCKDRFRKDILFRMKDDIFNARRQFRELNKVMEQLTYGEEVYRFELGPSRDPQLAAFYQVIVDKGNQQMTDGDSLDNLAATADPVYERQVDELMEKIMADVDENTRARQEGRRPEGVALSDYVDYRTYLDYDIKVTNTVSGQQASLSRVSRDSSGGENQAPFYVAICASLLQIYQKSENSIRLVLLDEAFSKMTSDRIRPMMELFRRMQLQVLLISTVEKSTAIQPYCDITYSIVRHGDVNAIAPFYRLNPSDSRQEAEP is encoded by the coding sequence ATGATCGAATTAAAGCGCCTGAAGCTCATCAACTGGCACAACTTCGAGAACGTGACCTTCGACTGCGCCCGCCTGACCTATATGATCGGCGTCAATGCCGTGGGCAAAACCACCATCCTCGACGCCATCCGCTACTGCCTGACCACCAACCGCAGCTTCAATGCGCTGGGCAATAAAAAGAGCGGACGCACCCTCCAAGGCTCGGTCCACGCCAAACAGCGCGGCGAGAACGCCTACCGCCGCCCGGGCCGCACCGTTGCCTACATCGGCGCGGAGTTCTGGGACAGTGCCAAGCGCACCCCCTTCGTCATCGCCGTCCGGGTGGAGTCGGAAGGCCCCATGCAGGAGCTGCACCCCGGCGATCAGACATGGTATCTCTCTGAGGACGGCTGCACCCTCGAGCAGCTGCCCTTCATCGACCCCCGCACCGGTGCGCCCAGCTCCAAGGAGAACTTCAAGCCTGCCGTAGGGCGGCTCTCCTACACCCGCAGCCCCGGCGAGGCCCGGGACCGCATCTGTCGGGCGCTGGGCATCGGCCGGGCCGCAAGCCCGCTGGGCAAGAAGTTCAACGAAGTGTTCCAGATGGGCACCAGCATGGACGAGATCCCGAATTTCCGGGAATTTCTGTATCAATACATCCTGCCCCAGCCCGAACTGGACCTAGAGGCCCTGCAGGGCGACCGCGTGGAGCTGGAGAACCTCCACGCCGTGCTGGCCGAGGCCCAGACCCGCGCCGCCGCGCTGGAACAGATCGTGGCCTATGGCCGCGAGGCCGCCCAGAAGGAGACGGAGGCCCTCGTCAACCGGGGCACCGCCCTGCTGGCCCGGGCCGAAGAAGCTGCCGCCGGGACGAGCCGCTGGCAGGAGCATCTTGCCGCCGGAAAGCGCCAGCATGAGGAGCTGACGGCCCGCTATGCCGCCGCCAAGGACGCCGAAGCCGAAGCCCGCCGGGCCTATCTCACGGCCCACAGTGCCGCCGCCAGCGGCGAGGGCCGAGCGCTGGACGCCCTGAGCGAAGAGCTTTCCCGCAAGAAGACCGCACTGGACAAGGCCAGCCGCGCCGCCGCCAAGAGCGAAGCCGCCGCCGGAAAGGTGCAGACCCTCTTGCAGAGCCTCCACCGGAGCGGCTTCCCCGTGGAAAAAACGCTCTGGCCCGCCTCCCTGACCGCCGAGACCCTGCCCCAGCTCCAAGCCGCCCTTGCCGGACTGGAAAAGCCGCTGGAAGAGCAGTATTTCGCCGCGCGGCAGACTGCCGACGCCCTCACCGCCGAGGTGCAGGCGAAGCAGGCCGAGCTGGCCTCCGTCTCGGGCGGCCGGTGGGTCTACCCCCACGGCGACGCCGCCACCAAGGTGCGGGACGCCGTGAACGCCGAGCTGCAGAGCCGGGGCATGACGCCGGACGCAAAGATCTTCTGCGAGCTGCTGAGTGTCGAGGACGAGAGCTGGCAGGACTGCGTGGAAGCCTGCCTCGGCGACCGCCGGTTCGACATCCTCGTGCCGCCGGCCCACTATGCCGCCGCCAAGAGCGCCTTCGTGGCCCTGCGGGACAAGGTCGGCCCCATCAGTCTGCTGGACACCCCCAGCATCCGCACCGCCAACCGGAAAGCCGACTCCGCCCCCGCCGACAGCCTCGCCGCGCAGGTCCGGAGCGAAAACCCGCTGGCTGCGCAGTATGCCGACACCATCCTGCGGCGCATCGTCTGCTGCGACACCCCCGACACGCTGGAAAACTATCCCGACAGCGCCACCCGCGACCTGCTGCGCCATCATCCGTTCCGCCTCGAGCGTCTCCGCACGCCCCAGCGGTACATCGGCCTCGACGCACGCCGCGCCCGGGCCGAGGCGCTGGCCGAGGCGCTGGATGCGCTGTCTGCCCGCAGCAAGGAAGCGGCCCAGTCCGCCGCCGCCCTCAAAGCCGCCCGGGACAGCTATCAGGATGTGCTGCACAGCAGCGTCATGGACGAGCTGGCCGGGCTGTGGGACGCCCGTGCCGCGCAGGAAGCGGCCCGGGCCGACTGCGCCGCACAGGAGCAGAAGCTGGCCGAGTGCCGGGAGAACCCGATGCTGCAGCAGCTCTACCGGGAGGACGAGACCCGGGAGGCTGCATGGGACGCCGCCCGCGCCGCCGTGGAGACGGCAGGCGGCGACATCCGGGTCTGCGAAAAGCAGCTGGCCTCCTGCGAGGCCGAACAGGCCAGGGCCGGGGAGACGGCCCGGCTGGCGAAGGAGGCTGCGGACCGGTTCTTCGGCCAGTATCCGCTCCTTGAGCCGCTGGCCCGGGAGCGCTTCGCCGCCCTCAGCAAAGAGAAGGGGGCGCACGCTGCGGCCCAGTCCGCCGAAAAGGCGCAGGCCCGGCTGGACGATGCGCTGGCCGTCTACCTCACCGGCACGCTGGAGCCTGCCCAGAAGGAATACAACGCCCGCTATGTCTGCGACTATCCGCTGGGCCTTGCGGGCATCGAGCAGTACCGCGCCCAGTATGAGAGCCTCGTGCGCATCGACCTTGAGCGGTACGCCGCCCGCCTCGAGCAGGCTCAGCGGGACTGCAAGGACCGCTTCCGCAAGGACATCCTCTTCCGGATGAAGGACGACATCTTCAACGCGCGGCGGCAGTTCCGGGAGCTGAACAAGGTGATGGAACAGCTGACCTACGGCGAAGAGGTCTACCGCTTCGAGCTTGGCCCCAGCCGCGACCCCCAGCTGGCCGCGTTCTATCAGGTCATCGTGGACAAGGGCAACCAGCAGATGACCGACGGCGACTCGCTGGACAACCTCGCCGCCACCGCCGACCCCGTCTATGAGCGTCAGGTGGACGAGCTGATGGAAAAGATCATGGCCGATGTGGACGAGAACACCCGCGCCCGTCAGGAGGGACGCCGCCCCGAGGGCGTGGCCCTCTCCGATTATGTGGACTACCGCACCTATCTCGACTACGACATCAAAGTGACCAACACCGTCTCGGGCCAGCAGGCCTCCCTCTCCCGGGTCAGCCGGGATTCCTCCGGCGGCGAGAATCAGGCCCCCTTCTATGTGGCCATCTGCGCGTCGCTGCTCCAGATCTATCAGAAGAGCGAGAACAGCATCCGTCTGGTGCTGCTGGACGAGGCCTTCAGCAAGATGACCAGCGACCGCATCCGCCCCATGATGGAGCTGTTCCGCCGGATGCAGTTACAAGTCCTGCTCATCTCCACCGTCGAGAAGAGCACCGCCATCCAGCCCTACTGCGACATCACCTATTCCATCGTGCGCCACGGCGATGTGAACGCCATCGCGCCCTTTTACCGTCTGAATCCATCTGACAGCCGACAGGAGGCCGAACCTTGA
- a CDS encoding ketopantoate reductase family protein, whose amino-acid sequence MERCRVLRIEEQMYGCEELPEGAEVCCDVTVEAADGTRKTLSCPDAALIRQGIGEGDRVLWDGMELKKERNSMKKIETSALIGLGALGILFGRKMPGVKVIADAGRIARYSAQPVVCNGEECHFDYVTPEQGQPVDLLLVAVKATVLEQAIRDMKKFIGPDTIILSVLNGITSEEDIEDVYPGHCLWSVAIGMDATRVGRSLTFGAPGRIQFGEKNGEMTDRVRAVDEYLTACGIASEPCSDILFKQWSKLMVNDGLNQAAAAFDLPYGGLTKPGPAYDKMLEAMQEVIDLSVLEGVNLPADNHKAFLESMAPTFKPDGMPSMRQDVLAQRPTEVEEFAGVVRRLAKKHGMPTPANDFFYEKIREIEAGYHKE is encoded by the coding sequence ATGGAGCGCTGCCGCGTTCTGCGCATCGAAGAACAGATGTATGGCTGCGAAGAGCTGCCCGAAGGGGCCGAGGTCTGCTGTGATGTGACGGTGGAGGCGGCGGACGGCACCCGGAAGACCCTGTCCTGCCCCGACGCCGCGCTGATACGGCAGGGCATCGGCGAGGGAGACCGGGTGCTCTGGGACGGCATGGAACTGAAAAAGGAGAGGAACAGCATGAAAAAGATCGAGACTTCGGCCCTCATCGGTCTGGGTGCACTGGGCATTCTTTTTGGCCGGAAGATGCCCGGCGTGAAGGTCATTGCGGACGCCGGGCGCATCGCCCGCTACTCGGCCCAGCCGGTGGTCTGCAACGGCGAGGAGTGCCATTTTGACTACGTCACCCCCGAGCAGGGCCAGCCGGTGGACCTCCTTCTGGTGGCCGTCAAGGCCACTGTGCTGGAACAGGCCATCCGGGACATGAAAAAGTTCATCGGCCCGGATACCATCATCCTCAGCGTCCTCAACGGCATCACCAGCGAAGAGGACATTGAGGACGTCTACCCGGGACACTGTCTGTGGAGCGTCGCCATCGGTATGGACGCCACCCGTGTGGGCCGCAGCCTGACCTTTGGCGCGCCGGGCCGCATCCAGTTCGGCGAGAAGAACGGCGAGATGACCGACCGCGTCAGGGCCGTGGATGAGTACCTCACCGCCTGCGGCATCGCCAGCGAGCCGTGCAGCGACATCCTTTTCAAACAGTGGAGCAAGCTGATGGTCAACGACGGCCTGAATCAGGCCGCCGCAGCCTTCGACCTGCCCTACGGCGGCCTGACCAAGCCCGGCCCGGCCTACGACAAGATGCTCGAGGCCATGCAGGAGGTCATCGACCTGTCGGTGCTGGAGGGAGTCAACCTGCCCGCCGACAACCACAAGGCCTTCCTCGAGTCTATGGCCCCCACCTTCAAGCCCGACGGGATGCCCAGTATGCGGCAGGATGTCCTCGCTCAGCGTCCCACCGAGGTGGAGGAGTTTGCGGGCGTCGTCCGCCGTCTGGCGAAAAAGCACGGGATGCCCACCCCGGCCAATGATTTCTTCTACGAGAAGATCCGGGAGATCGAGGCCGGATACCACAAGGAATAA
- a CDS encoding histidine phosphatase family protein: MHNIYFARHGETVWNVENKICGMTDSPLTEKGRQQARELGRKVRESGVRIDEILYSPLSRAADTAKAVAEATGLPARCEPRLREQCFGRYEGTPRDGAEFRISKTHFADRYGDGESMMQLAQRIYNLLDELRQDEDKTYLLVAHNGIARVVESYFHDMTNEDYAAAGIKNCEMVEYRFE; the protein is encoded by the coding sequence ATGCACAACATTTATTTCGCCCGTCACGGCGAGACGGTCTGGAACGTCGAGAATAAGATCTGCGGCATGACCGACAGTCCCCTCACCGAGAAGGGCCGTCAGCAGGCCCGGGAGCTGGGCCGGAAGGTCCGGGAGAGCGGCGTCCGTATCGACGAGATCCTCTACTCGCCCCTGAGCCGCGCCGCCGACACCGCAAAGGCCGTGGCCGAGGCCACCGGCCTGCCCGCCCGCTGTGAGCCGCGTCTGCGGGAACAGTGCTTCGGCCGCTACGAGGGCACGCCCCGGGACGGCGCGGAGTTCCGCATCTCCAAGACCCACTTCGCCGACCGCTACGGCGACGGCGAGAGCATGATGCAGCTGGCCCAGCGCATCTATAACCTGCTGGACGAGCTGCGGCAGGACGAGGACAAGACCTATCTTCTCGTGGCCCATAACGGCATCGCCCGGGTGGTGGAATCCTATTTCCACGACATGACCAACGAGGATTACGCCGCCGCAGGTATCAAAAACTGCGAGATGGTGGAGTATCGGTTCGAATAA
- a CDS encoding carbon starvation CstA family protein translates to MISFLLCLAILIGGYFVYGKIVDNTFGPDDRETPAVRINDGVDYVVMPQWKLFLVQLLNIAGLGPIFGALQGALWGPVVFLWITFGTIFAGGVHDYFSGMMSERNDGGSIAEITGKYLGPVMQNVMRVFSVVLLIMVGTVFAVGPAGLIVTLCKNSGMSGVLTTTLFWLIIILVYYFIATFISIDAIIGKIYPVFGICLIIMAVGVIFGIFTNPAYTIPEIWEHFGSMHPSGTPIWSFMFITVACGAISGFHSTQSPLMARCMKSEKQGHFVFYGAMVCEGIIALIWAAAGCSLYEITGGLNTGLAAALAEGQSAAIYDVCSKTMGGVGIALAMIGVVICPVTSGDTAFRSARLTLADWFKIDQDSYANRLKLCVPVLGVGAFLGIGNALGFINYTVIWRYFSWTNQTLAMIVLWAASMYLFQEKKNYWITAVPATFMSAVSSTYFVLAPECLGSILNSKTAEGATIYNTAVAYPFGVIFAVAMLAIFLHATKKNTQKKAA, encoded by the coding sequence ATGATTAGTTTCTTACTCTGTTTAGCGATCCTGATCGGCGGCTACTTCGTCTACGGCAAGATCGTTGACAACACGTTCGGACCCGATGACCGTGAAACTCCTGCTGTCCGCATCAACGACGGCGTTGACTACGTCGTGATGCCTCAGTGGAAGCTGTTTCTGGTCCAGCTGCTGAACATTGCGGGCCTCGGCCCCATCTTTGGCGCACTGCAGGGTGCTCTGTGGGGCCCTGTGGTGTTCCTGTGGATCACCTTCGGTACCATCTTTGCCGGTGGTGTGCACGACTACTTCTCCGGCATGATGAGCGAGCGTAATGACGGCGGCTCTATCGCAGAGATCACCGGCAAGTACCTCGGCCCTGTGATGCAGAACGTCATGCGTGTGTTCTCCGTCGTGCTGCTGATCATGGTCGGTACCGTGTTCGCAGTCGGCCCTGCCGGCCTGATCGTGACCCTGTGCAAGAACAGTGGTATGTCCGGCGTTCTGACCACCACCCTGTTCTGGCTGATCATCATTCTGGTCTACTACTTCATCGCAACCTTCATCTCCATCGACGCCATCATCGGTAAGATCTACCCCGTCTTCGGCATCTGCCTGATCATCATGGCTGTCGGCGTTATCTTCGGCATCTTCACCAACCCCGCTTACACCATCCCCGAGATCTGGGAGCACTTCGGCAGCATGCATCCCTCCGGAACTCCGATCTGGAGCTTCATGTTCATTACCGTTGCCTGCGGTGCTATCTCCGGTTTCCACTCCACCCAGTCGCCTCTGATGGCTCGCTGCATGAAGAGTGAGAAGCAGGGCCACTTCGTCTTCTACGGCGCAATGGTCTGCGAGGGCATCATCGCTCTGATCTGGGCCGCAGCTGGCTGCTCTCTGTACGAGATCACCGGCGGCCTGAACACCGGTCTGGCAGCTGCTCTGGCTGAGGGCCAGTCCGCCGCCATCTACGACGTCTGCTCCAAGACCATGGGCGGCGTGGGCATCGCGCTGGCTATGATCGGCGTCGTCATCTGCCCCGTCACCTCTGGCGATACTGCATTCCGTTCCGCTCGTCTGACTCTGGCCGACTGGTTCAAGATCGATCAGGACAGCTACGCAAACCGCCTGAAGCTCTGCGTGCCCGTTCTGGGCGTCGGCGCTTTCCTCGGCATCGGCAATGCACTGGGCTTCATCAACTACACCGTTATCTGGCGCTACTTCAGCTGGACCAACCAGACTCTGGCCATGATCGTCCTGTGGGCTGCTTCCATGTACCTCTTCCAGGAGAAGAAGAACTACTGGATCACCGCTGTTCCCGCTACCTTCATGAGCGCAGTCTCCTCTACTTACTTCGTTCTGGCTCCTGAGTGCCTCGGCAGCATCCTCAACAGCAAGACCGCTGAGGGCGCTACCATCTACAACACCGCTGTTGCGTATCCCTTCGGCGTCATCTTCGCCGTCGCAATGCTGGCCATCTTCCTGCACGCGACCAAGAAGAATACCCAGAAGAAGGCTGCATAA
- a CDS encoding LysR family transcriptional regulator: protein MNITELRYLVAIKKWGSVSAAAKQLYAAQPNVSKALKNLEEEYGLRIFERSSTGMIPTEQGRRFIEQAARVLEEVDRLTEDAHHARERCAELRVMIPHATYASYAAVDFLKEAAGADQLRIHIREGGSMEALDFVLRRGYHLALLRYAAEDDYHYTHYCARRGLKMEPVMEFEYRLLTNRDGPLARHEVKDLAELNHYMEIMHDDFQLPGEDGGDGVRWHVNDSRRIHVYERCSQFSILQQLPSAYMWASPMPQRALDQFHLVLRKCPAQRQVMRDVLVCPDHGALRPEEQTFIDLLHREAALTVK, encoded by the coding sequence TTGAACATCACGGAACTGCGTTATCTCGTTGCGATCAAGAAATGGGGGTCGGTGAGCGCTGCGGCAAAGCAGCTCTACGCCGCCCAGCCCAACGTCAGCAAGGCGCTGAAGAATCTGGAAGAGGAGTACGGCCTGCGCATCTTCGAGCGCTCCTCCACCGGCATGATCCCCACTGAGCAGGGACGTCGGTTCATCGAGCAGGCCGCGCGGGTGCTGGAAGAGGTAGACCGCCTTACCGAGGACGCCCACCACGCCCGGGAGCGCTGCGCCGAGCTGCGGGTGATGATCCCCCACGCCACCTACGCCTCCTATGCGGCGGTGGATTTCCTGAAGGAGGCTGCCGGGGCCGACCAGCTCCGCATCCACATCCGGGAAGGCGGCTCGATGGAGGCGCTGGACTTCGTGCTGCGCCGGGGCTATCATCTGGCGCTGCTGCGGTATGCCGCCGAGGACGACTACCACTACACTCACTACTGTGCCCGCCGAGGCCTCAAGATGGAGCCGGTGATGGAGTTCGAGTACCGCCTGCTCACCAACCGGGACGGCCCGCTGGCCAGACACGAGGTGAAAGACCTCGCCGAGCTGAACCATTATATGGAGATCATGCACGACGACTTCCAGCTGCCCGGCGAGGACGGCGGCGACGGCGTGCGCTGGCACGTCAACGACAGCCGCCGCATCCATGTCTACGAGCGGTGCAGCCAGTTCTCCATCCTGCAGCAGCTGCCCTCGGCCTATATGTGGGCCTCTCCCATGCCCCAGCGGGCGCTGGACCAGTTCCATCTGGTGCTGCGGAAGTGCCCCGCCCAGCGTCAGGTCATGCGGGACGTGCTGGTCTGCCCCGACCACGGCGCACTCCGCCCCGAAGAGCAGACCTTTATCGACCTGCTCCACCGGGAAGCCGCCCTCACGGTAAAATAA
- a CDS encoding phosphatase PAP2 family protein has translation MRSWFARHPVSFMALYTVFYLTAFHWLEVNVTVPAIWVHCQLDDVIPFCKYAIVPYFAWFAWIPFTLFYLLLRGDRSDFWRVCLCLFTGMTIALSCYVLLPTGLALRPYRVYGSDIFARLVRMLYAVDSSKNVCPSIHVFNSVTLMIGYRRSRCFDEPRRRWMRPAANVLGVAIILSTMLLKQHSCIDVALGAALAFALDAAATTLERSGDVRRVPQRL, from the coding sequence ATGCGCAGCTGGTTTGCACGCCATCCTGTCTCTTTCATGGCTCTTTATACGGTATTTTATCTGACCGCATTCCACTGGCTCGAGGTGAACGTCACCGTCCCCGCCATCTGGGTGCACTGTCAGCTGGACGATGTCATCCCCTTCTGCAAATACGCCATCGTCCCTTATTTTGCTTGGTTTGCGTGGATTCCCTTCACCCTGTTCTATCTGCTGCTGCGGGGCGACCGCAGCGACTTCTGGCGGGTCTGCCTGTGCCTGTTCACCGGCATGACCATCGCTCTGAGCTGCTACGTCCTGCTGCCCACGGGGCTTGCCCTGCGGCCCTACCGGGTGTATGGCAGCGACATCTTCGCTCGTCTGGTGCGGATGCTCTACGCCGTTGACAGCTCCAAGAATGTCTGTCCTTCCATCCACGTCTTCAACTCGGTGACTCTGATGATCGGCTACCGCCGCAGCCGCTGCTTCGACGAGCCGCGCCGCCGCTGGATGCGGCCTGCCGCCAATGTGCTGGGCGTCGCCATCATCCTGTCCACCATGCTGCTCAAGCAGCACAGCTGCATCGACGTGGCGCTGGGCGCAGCGCTGGCCTTTGCGCTGGACGCCGCCGCCACGACCCTCGAGCGCTCGGGAGATGTGCGGAGAGTGCCGCAGCGGCTCTGA
- a CDS encoding DUF4194 domain-containing protein, with the protein MTETNKMLEECANYLLNHCFVLGGVEDQRAKYLYVQDHLSEVRAVFAPLGYAVVLYPAPLQAAALVNEHEGSQARLLKYESILLLVLRLLYLQKRESLSASADQVLVTVEEVQAELQKMNLPRRLDQPTLERLLRTLRRYNLARPVGRLSGLDSRIEVFPTVLLALPDADLADAAAEAGRTRSELSLYERPEDGAAAVEVEE; encoded by the coding sequence ATGACCGAAACGAATAAAATGCTGGAAGAATGCGCAAATTATCTGCTCAACCACTGCTTTGTGCTGGGCGGCGTGGAAGACCAGCGCGCAAAATATCTCTACGTCCAAGACCACCTCAGCGAGGTGCGGGCCGTGTTTGCACCGCTGGGCTATGCCGTGGTGCTCTACCCCGCCCCGCTGCAGGCGGCCGCCCTCGTCAACGAGCACGAGGGCAGTCAGGCCCGGCTCCTGAAATACGAGAGCATCCTGCTGCTGGTGCTGCGCCTGCTCTATCTCCAGAAGCGGGAGAGCCTTTCCGCCAGCGCCGATCAGGTGCTTGTGACCGTCGAGGAGGTGCAGGCCGAGCTTCAGAAGATGAACCTCCCCCGCCGCCTCGACCAGCCCACCCTCGAGCGGCTGCTGCGCACCCTGCGCCGGTACAATCTGGCCCGGCCTGTGGGGCGGCTCTCCGGTCTGGACAGCCGCATCGAAGTATTTCCCACTGTATTGCTTGCTCTGCCGGACGCCGACCTCGCAGACGCTGCCGCTGAGGCAGGCCGCACCCGCAGCGAGCTTTCGCTTTATGAGCGGCCGGAGGACGGCGCAGCTGCCGTGGAGGTGGAAGAATGA